The stretch of DNA TGGATACCTTTATCTTCTGGTGCTATCTCCTGAGCTTTCTTAAGATCAGCCAATGCTTGGTCATATTCTTTCAATCCTTGCCATCCTTGAGCTCTACGGTACAGCGCTTTGGTATTTGACGGGTCTATTTCAGGAGCCTCCAAGCAACTGTCAATTGCTCCCTGCCAATTTGACATCTTCAGTTTGCAAGCACCAATATTCAGCATGCAGCTTAAAGCTACAGGTTGCAGCTTCAATCTATCTGCTTCCTCAGTTACAGCCTTTGAACCTTCCACGTATCTTAAAACCTTTGTGTATTTTCTAATGGCCATCTCCCAGTTCTGGGATTTGAAAAAAGTATTTCCAATGTTTTTTAAGTCTTCtgctattaataatattttatctacATCTTTTAAATCTATATCTGCGTCTTCAGGGAAATCTGGATGCTTATCACCAGAACCATCTTCTGGGAATATTCCCCAGTCATCCCCTTCCTTCAATTCTCCACATTCTGCAATAACGCAAGATTTGGCAGGTTTTTCACCTTTCACTTCTACATTTTCCAGAATTCTTGCCACACCCATTCCTTTAATTAATTGGCCAAATACCACATGTTTCCCATCCAAATGAGGAGTCGGAACTGTTGTGATAAAGAACTGAGAACCATTTGTATTGCTGCCTGCGTTTGCCATGCTCAATAAACCCTCCCGGTCATGCTTATAATAGAAATTCTCATCTTCAAACTTTTCACTATAAATACTTTCTCCACCTGTCCCATTCTGATTTGAGAAGTCTCCACCTTGAATCATAAATTTCTTAATAATTCGATGGAATGGGCATCCTTTGAAATGCAGAGGTTTCCCAGTGGTGGGTCCAATGCCTTTTTCTCCTGTACACAACGCACGAAAATTTTCTGCAGTCTtgggtacaatatctgcaaacaATTCTAAGACAATTCGACCAACTCGCTCGCCTCCAATGTCCACGTCAAAGAAGACTCGGGGGTTCCTGGGGTTGGAGGGCTTAGTTTTAGGGGATGGGTACGACATTTTGCAGACGCATTTGGAAGCAGGTACGGAGTACCTCATGGCCGTCTGGTAGCTGAAACTCCACAGTAGCTCTTCCagaggagaattttttaaaaaagtcaattatCTTAAGCTCATCTTATCTCTTTACATGTTCCATTTCTTATCATAAAATACTTAAAGAACTTAAAGTTTCAAATTTctatagataaaattaaaatcaaattgtATAAATGGTTACTTAGGATAAGAATAAGCACTTCTTCAGAacaacataatttttctttttataagggaGGAAATAAgtgtactttatttaaaaacttccAAATTTATAGAGGGTATGCAGTTctcataaatattagaaatagccTTTAAGTTCTATCACAGagtattataaattaattttaatgttatgtACTAATAGAAAATGTGCCTCACATAGTCCTCATGTCCACTGTTGCTtcaagcaaaatattttctattattctctGTAATACCTAAAAGATTACTGAgaagatagaaaaaagaaaaattttcacctataaaagtaaaacatgtgtcagttaaatgaaaacattacCATGTAAGTCCCAGTAAGCTGTTGGTGCCTGCATGCCACAGCACATGCTCTGCACACATCAGTCCCATCTAAACCTCATGAGAAGTCAGTGGAAGAAGCAACATCTCACCTGAATTTTTAGGTATAGTCAAACAAGCAAGCAGTGTCCAAGGTACCAACTGTGTTGACAAGCATTTACCTTCCAGACACTGCTAATAACAGGGAGACTAACACAGTCTACATTCTGCTCTAATCCCCTGAGGACATGGTCTgcaatcaggggtgtccaacctgcagcccgcaggccacatgcatctcaggatggctatgaatgcagcccagcacaaactgtaaattcacttaaaaatgcTAAGACTGTTTTGTGATTGCATgttgtaatatatttaatttgtggcccaagacaacacaactcttcttccagtgtggtgcagacacaccaaaatgttggacacccctggtctgTGTAGTCTAGTATTTTCTATGTGACCCCATCCCAGCATTAGAGAATTTTCAAACAAAATTCTTACTAAATATtgcaatatttctaaaataatgttttagtacTTAACTGCTGtcagtattaattttttaagtgatttttcaaatttatatacaGCACAAACTTTTTGATATCTAATGAGTTGcaaataaaaagatacatataaCGTTTATTAAATTCCTTCTCACATTAATTGTCACCCTAATATTAATGGTGACATCAAAACTAAGATGTCACCATTAACGTCACTTGATAAAAGAATTTAAGGCAAAATGATCTCTAATGACATAAGCATTTTGGCAGTATGTTTTGAAGTAATCACAGAATGCTCAAGTAAATTTTACAAGATACTTGAAAATATATGTGAAGTCACTTGTTTACAAGCTGAATCTGGTAGAATTGGTTAATGCAGCCTCTCTCAATTCCCatctaaaatatcaataaaacatatgggggggggggggaccttagccctggctggtgtcactcagtggactGAACCACAGCCTAAATactgaaaggttgctggctcaattcccagtcagggcacatgcctgggttgcaggccaggtccctggttgggggcatgcaagaggtaaaatatcgatgtatctctcacttgtttcccttcctctttttctcactcccttcccctctaaagtaaataaataaaatcttttaaaaaatgaaaaaaataaaaacttaagagtaacaatgaaaaataaagtaaaccaTCACAGTTGTTTGATACAGTCTGCCCCACCTTGTGGCCTTTGCAtagtctcttccctttccatGCCATGTCCTTCCCCAACCCCACATTCAGCTAGCCCCCCTCATAAGTATCACTTGTTGGAAGTGTTTCTGATTCCCAAGGCCAAATCTCCTCTTACGTGTATCAATTTTAACTCACCTACACCCATAACATTTAGATCCTTATTCGGCCACTGAAACGTTACATTTACTTAAATAGTAAACACCTCTTAATATAAAATGTAGTTGTAATGACAAAACTAATGTCATCATTAACATCACttgataaaataaagacaatcacGAAACAACATGCAGTGAAATGAGAACTTTTCTACCAGAAGGCAAGCGAGGCTGAGTGAGCACTCCTGAAAGACCTCCCCCACTGAGCTTTCCTAACAACTCTCCTAGTGCCTTTGACTTCACAGACCCTGCACGGAGGAGCTGAACTTCCAGTATCACTTGAGAAAACTCATGACAGAAAAGCTACTGATTCAGTAAAGCGCATAAAGGGATTTGCATTTTACCACAGCAGCATGAACCTGCACACAGGACCCATCAGTGATCCACGTGCACAGATTCAGGAGCCCTCTGCAACTATAGACCTCCCATCCCTGTGCTAAGCACTGCTTTCTAAACTACTTCTAACTCATGAATCTGATAGTTTAACTTACTGTAGTTCCTTTACATTAATCTTCACAACTGATACTTCTCCCCAACAACTCAAAGAACAGGACAGTAACCTCATGCAGAGATGACCTACTGTTCAACTCAAACCGACTGGTAACCAACCACCTATACGCTCAGACCCCTCTACTTACACCCACCATGCCAACTGCTTGCACCCCACACCATCTCTACCATCCTCCCACTGCTGAACCAGGCAAAGCACCTCACACCAGCCATCCAGGACACTGCACTCATTGACAGGTAGGCGCCTTCCAAGGAACACTGGAGACACCATGATGAGGGCTGAAAAGCAGTACTAGGCTGTGCAGGTCAGAAAAATCTTAAAGGCCTTCACAAAGGGTTACCCTGAAATGCAATTACCCCACTTGTGCTACATCACAATGGAGGGCAGGCACTCAGAAAGCCAAGAGAAGAATGCATGTACCTCATATGGGAGTTCATGCTAGGAGGTGCTAACAAAAGTTGTAGAATTTTCACTGCTAGAAATGTAAGGAAATCTAACAACTAAAAAAAgatatgccctggccagtgtggctcagttggctgaagcaTCATCTCATAACCAAAGGgttctgagttcaaatcccagtcggggcacacgcctagtctttgagtttgatccctggtccaggtgcaaaTGATCCCCAGTCTGGAAGTAttcgggaggcaaccaattgatgtttgtctcacatatcaatgtttcttagTATTGTCTCAGACAACCAAAACTTGCACTGTAGAATAAAAACTACACCGTAGAATAGCACAAAGAAAAACTGATCTAAACTGTCCACCcacttgtttattattattatgtactaTAAAAACATTAACTTGGAAATTGAATCCTGTCACTCTGTGGGTTGCTGTATTTGACAGTAACTTTATAtcggggagggggggtggcggttgggtttattttggttttggctTTTCTTTGGTAACCCACACTTTTCTCTACGTTAGAGGCCTTGTATATTTGGTTATTTCTGGAACATTACAAACATGCTCAGCACTAACTTACTTGTCCTTCCAACATTTCTCTTGGTATACCCGTCCTCTCCTGCTCCGAGCTGTTAGTTCTTCGTATAGAAAGGCTATGAGATTTGCGTTTCTGTTTTGCTTGGCGCGCAGCTGAACAGCTCCCGCTTTCTGTGGGCATTACTTCCTCAAGGTGATATCCTGGTCACTCCTGCAATAAGCTAGacaaaagcaggaaaaacaaGTATACTTTATTTCTGATTATAGCAAactaaaatcaagaaaaaggagTGGACAAGACAATGGCTACTTTTAATTCCAAACTTCCTAAGGTTAACGTTTACTGCGCAATTTAGAATACgacaaattaacattttaaaatagagacCATGGCCTTTGTTAAAGAggtaattttttaatcaaatttcattaagatgttttaaaaatcaaatagcaatgaaaagcttaaaatacaaaacaagtctTCCTTGACCAACTTTCCCCAGGCTCAGCCTACTCCCCAGGGGAACCAATTCTAACTGCATGCCCTAGACTACAGATTGCTGAGCAGCAACTTTCAACTGGTGTggcacaagaatttttaaaacatgcagtacctgacctTGTtcatcaggggcactgacctcttttcctttaaattgtcaaataaaaaaatgacaacagccaacacaacaattagtatgaataaaccaaaaatatacatatttttgtcagatcagtaaaatatattttggtgcaCCACAGAATTTCAGGGATTAATTTATGTgcaccatgagatgaaaaaggttgaaaatcgctgtcctAGAGAAATACAACTCAAGCCACACATGTAACTGCAAATTTTCtattagccacattttaaaaagtaaaaacaggcgAAATTACTTTCACAATGATTTATTTAACCCAACATGtctaaaataatatcattttcatCAATGCAAAAAAATACTATGGGATATTTCAGTTTGTATGCTTTAAATGTCAATATGTATCTCATACTCACAGCACACCTCAGATGGAACCAGCCAAGTTCCAAATTCTCCGATGTGGTCAGGGATGCCATGAGACAGCACAgattttcatttatccattttggATATTATCTACTCATTTCTTGCTACTTTGAATTCCTCCTCCCAATATAACCGTGTCACTCTtagttaatgtaattttaaaggaACATACCATTGACATTTTCTTCTTCAACTGCAGGTTCACATTTTGGGCATATTTTGCTCTCAGTGATCCTTCTCCCAATACATTTACGGTAGTTCATGTAATTTTAAGTAATACACTTATGTATATTCTTTCTTCAACTATTAACACTATCTTTTGATCCCCTCCATTCCCCACCTCTCTTTGTAAGAACAACTGAAAGTATCCCATCTTATCTTGAGCTCTCCCCCACAGCCCACCCATTTCCCAACTTTTGTTTTATCATCTGTGCTCTAAATGAAAGCACAGAGTATGTGCCCTTTTGGGAGTTTAATACCCTTGATACCCTTGAGGTCCACCCAACTTGTTGCACACACCAATAATTACTTCCTTCTGAGTCTGGGTAGTATTCCACAATATGGATGTACTACAATTTTAACCATTCGCCCACTGTAAAAAAATTTAGTTCTTTCCAAATTTTTACTACTACATTTAAAACACTATGAACAGTAACACGGGTTTTTCATGAACCttggtttccatttgttttggATGAATGCCCAAGCATGAGATTGTTGGGGCATAGGGaaaatgtacatttcatttaaaaaaaattactgagatgTAATTCAAACACCATATTAAGTCACTCCCACAGCCAACTTTAGGCAACCACCAAATTACTTTCTCtacatttaaaatttcctttattggccatttcatataaatggagtcacacAATAGACCAGCCTGGTCTACTGTGACTGGTTTTTACTCAGCATTTTTTAAGGCTCATCCATGTCACAGACTGTATtgacaatttctttctttttattaccaaatataccacattttacttGTTCATCAGTTGGACacttggttgtttccatttttaggttattatgaataatatcATTGTGAACATTAGCATGCAAGTTTTAGtgtgcatttgtttttatctctcttGTGTACACacttaggaatggaattgctgggtcataaggtaactATGTTTaaccatgtttttgtttgtttgtttgtttgttttgacacTGTCAAATTATTTTCCAGAGTAAAAAATACTCCCATCAGCAATATACGAGAGTCTGTCTTTCACATCCTACCAGCATTTGGTTAtctcactatttttaattttagttgttcTGAGAGGTATGTAGTATCTTGTCATGGTCCTAATTTGCACTTCCCTGGTGACTAGTGATATTGAAAACTCTttttgtaagccctggctggcgtagctcagtggattgagcgcgggctgcgaaccaaagtgtcgcaggttcgatttccagtcagggtacatacctgggttgcaggctgtgacccccagcaaccgcacattgatgtttctctctctctctctctatctccctcccttccctctctccctctctaaaaataagtaaaattttaaaaaagtaaagtaaaaagttaaaaaaaaagtctttttgtGTGCTTACTTTGCTGTCTGTATAGCCCCTCCAGTAAAATGCctcttcatgtcttttgcccatttttctaatACAATTGTTTGGGTTTCTTACTGTTAAGATTTTAGAGTTACTTATATATTCCTCATGAGTTATTTGTCAAATATGGAGGTTGCAAATAGTTTTTCCCAGTCTGTAACTTGTCTTTACTCCTAACATGGTTTTTCACAAAGCAAAACTTAATCTGATGAAAACCAACTCatcaattattcttttttaaaatactttattcatttttatacagagggaaagaggaagaagcaccaatgtgtggctgcctcttgtgcacccccactggggacctggcttccaacccagccatgtacccagactgggaatcaaactagcaaccctttggttcgcaggccggcaactcaatccactgagccacaccagccagggctgatcaatTATTCTTCTATGAATCATATTTTGAGTCATGTCTAAGAACGTTTCACCAACCCTAATTCCCCCAAATTTActgttttcttcaaattttatttaaaactgtatttaaatttATGAGCTATTTTGGGTTGATTTTTATAAGGTGTGAAATTTAAATCAAgatttttggggttttgttttgtttgggctattttttttctgatatcatCCAATTATTTCAGCACTATTAAGTTGAGGACTACCTATCCTATACTGAATTAAGAAAGTTTTAGCATACTGGTCAAAAATCAACTGGCTATATGTTTGTGGTATTACTTCTTGGTTGtcagttctgttccactgatctatgtatcCCTTAGCTAATATCACAGTCTTGATTCCTGTGCTGTCTTGAAATCAGTTAGTGATTCCTGAGTTGTCTAAACTATTTTAGTTCTTTTGCCTTTCTACCTCACAAACTGAAACAATCTTTTCCACATCTACAAAAACCCTGATGGGGATTTTAATAGGAACTGTGTTTAATCTGTTTATCAACTTGGAGCGAATTGGCATCTTTATGATGTTGAACCTTCTAATCTATGAACACAGTTTATCTCTATTTAGATTATCTCTGATGTCTTTcctattttgtagttttctgcaCAAAAGTCCTCCATATGTCTTCTCAAATTTGCACTATAGTTTATGTTTTTGAGCAATTTTAATATATTCCTATTTCCATTTCCACATGTTCATTGCTAgtacataaaaatacaattggCCCTGACCTtcacagctcagtgggttgggtgttgtcctgcaaaccaaaaggttattggttcgattcccagtcagggcacatacctgggctgcaggccaggtccccagccaggggtgtgaaagaggcaacctacctatgtttccctcccttcccctctctctaaaaagaaacaaaatcaaaaagaaaaaaacatccagtcTTTCATCATTAAGTTTGACACTAGCTAACTGtagattttgtaaatatttttaatcaaattgagAAAGTTCCCTTCTATAGTTTATATTCTGAGCATTTCAGGAATGAGTgtagaattttgtcattttttttcctttatatgaCCATGTGGCTTTTCGTTTTTAGCCTGCTAACAAGTCAATGACACAGATACCATGTAATATGACGTGCATTTTCAGTTTATCCcctgaataaaccccacttgaccACAGTGTACAATTCAGTTtgttctctcattttgttttatttttcctactttcttgTGGGTCacctgaacatttttttaaaatttcactttgatTTATCTACACTATAGTTCAAATATATCTTCTTATaaatttttctagtaatttttctAGGTATGACATTTTCATAATGTATCACAGTCTACTGATTATCAACATTTTATCAGTTCATGGTAAAATGCAGAAACCTTACTTCCTCTTGTCCCTGTCCCAACGCCCCTTCTCTAAcataatcaccttaaatattttgttctacATACAAAGAGAACCACAGCAGACAGTTAATTAAGTTTCACCCTTCAAACATAATGTAAAGAAGGACCATCTATTGAATTCACCAATATGCTTGCTCTTTCCATTGTTAGTTCTTCCTTCCTGGTATTCCCACACTCCTTATGTCACTTTCCTGTTTAGAGAACTTGCTCTACCTATTTTTTTTAGGCCTGCTAGGGACAACTCATGTGAAGGAAGTTTTCCCTTGATATCTTATTCTGAGTTGAGTTCTTTTCCTCCAGCAGTTGAAAAATGTGCCACTTCCTTCTGTCATCCATAGCTTCTGATGAGAAATCCACTGTAAAGAAACTGTTTTTCTACTATAGGTAAATTGGCATTTCTTTCTTGTGCCTTTTTTCatctttagttttcagaagtttcaCAGTGATGTGTTTTAGCATGGATTTCTTTGAGGTTATCCTGTCCAGGtttcactaagtttcttgaaaCTGTACACTTATGGTTTGCCAAATTTAGGAAATATTCAGCTTGTACCTCTTCAAATACATTTGAAGGCCCACtgtctttctctgttctttctgggATTCTGATGATAGGTCTTTCTGTTAAAGTCCCCAGGTCTCTgaggttctgtttatttttttttttcagtctattaTCTCTCTGTTGTTCAGACTGGGTAATTTCTATTGTTTGTCTTTAAGTTTACTGATTCTTTCCTATGCCCTATCCATTCTGTTATTAAGCCATCCACTggtttaatatattgtatttttcatttctgaaacttccatttgtttcttctttatatcccaTATTTTATTCCTGAGattatctgtttttcatttgtttcaagtgtTAGTAATTAATCATGATAGTATTTTTAtgatggctgctttaaaatctttgtcaaATAACTCTAATTTAATCTGTCATCTCTATGTAAATTTGACTTCTTCTCGAGTCTagattttcctggttctttgtgtgacattattttttcaactgaaGCCTCAACATTTTGGGAATTGTGTTATCAGACTTCTGATCTGACTTACG from Phyllostomus discolor isolate MPI-MPIP mPhyDis1 chromosome 1, mPhyDis1.pri.v3, whole genome shotgun sequence encodes:
- the LOC114491378 gene encoding peptidyl-prolyl cis-trans isomerase D; translated protein: MRYSVPASKCVCKMSYPSPKTKPSNPRNPRVFFDVDIGGERVGRIVLELFADIVPKTAENFRALCTGEKGIGPTTGKPLHFKGCPFHRIIKKFMIQGGDFSNQNGTGGESIYSEKFEDENFYYKHDREGLLSMANAGSNTNGSQFFITTVPTPHLDGKHVVFGQLIKGMGVARILENVEVKGEKPAKSCVIAECGELKEGDDWGIFPEDGSGDKHPDFPEDADIDLKDVDKILLIAEDLKNIGNTFFKSQNWEMAIRKYTKVLRYVEGSKAVTEEADRLKLQPVALSCMLNIGACKLKMSNWQGAIDSCLEAPEIDPSNTKALYRRAQGWQGLKEYDQALADLKKAQEIAPEDKGIQAELLKVKQKIKAQKEKEKAAYAKMFA